One genomic region from Capra hircus breed San Clemente chromosome 18, ASM170441v1, whole genome shotgun sequence encodes:
- the CDH3 gene encoding cadherin-3 encodes MGLRGGPLASLLLRLFLLLQAQVYWLPRAASEPCRAGFGEAEVTLEARGAELEPGQALGKVVFTDCPGQEAALLTDDDFIVLNDETVQERKALKISPPTPVLRRRKREWVVPPISVPENGKGPFPQRLNQLKSNKDRGTKIFYSITGPGADSPPEGIFAIEKETGWLLLNKPLDREKIAKYELFGHAVSENGASVEDPMNISIIVTDQNDHKPKFTQDVFRGSVLEGVLPGTSVMQVTATDEDDAVNTYNGVVAYSIHSQEPKDPHDLMFTVHRSTGTISVISSGLDRERVPEYTLTIHATDMDGDGSSTTAMAIVEILDANDNAPVFDPQKYEARVPENTVSHEVQRLTVTDLDAPNSPAWRATYRIVGGDNGDHFTITTDPESNQGILTTKKDLDFEAKTQHTLYVEVINEVPFVVKLPTSTATVVVHVEDVNEPPVFVPPSKVIKIQEGISIGEPVCNYTAQDPDKGSQKISYRILRDPAGWLAMDPDSGQVTAAGILDREDEQFVRNNIYEVMVLATDDGSPPITGTGTLLLTLMDINDHGPVPEPRQITICNQSPVPQVLNITDKDLSPHTAPFQAQLTHDSDVYWTAEVSEKGDTVALSLKKFLKQDNYDVHLSLSDHGNKEQLTVIKATVCNCHGHVEKDTCAEPWKGGFLLPILGAALALLLLLLVLLFLVRKKRKIKEPLLLPEDDTRDNVFYYGEEGGGEEDQDYDITQLHRGLEARPEVVLRNDVAPSFIPTPMYRPRPANPDEIGNFIIENLKAANTDPTAPPYDSLLVFDYEGSGSDAASLSSLTSSASDQDQDYNYLNEWGSRFKKLADMYGGGQDD; translated from the exons TGGTCTTCACAGACTGCCCTGGGCAAGAGGCGGCCCTGCTGACTGACGATGACTTCATTGTTCTGAACGATGAAACAGTCCAG GAAAGGAAAGCACTGAAGATCTCCCCACCCACACCTGTCTTACGAAGGCGCAAGAGAGAATGGGTGGTCCCGCCAATATCTGTGCCTGAGAATGGCAAGGGTCCTTTCCCCCAGAGGCTAAATCAG CTCAAATCTAATAAGGACAGAGGCACCAAGATTTTCTACAGCATCACAGGGCCTGGGGCAGACAGCCCACCAGAGGGTATCTTCGccatagagaaggaaacaggctGGTTGTTGCTGAATAAGCCACTGGACCGGGAGAAGATTGCCAAGTATGAG ctctttggccatgctgtgtcAGAGAACGGCGCCTCTGTGGAAGATCCCATGAACATCTCCATCATTGTAACAGACCAGAATGACCACAAGCCCAAGTTCACCCAGGATGTCTTCAGAGGGAGCGTCTTGGAAGGGGTGCTACCTG gcactTCCGTGATGCAGGTGACAGCCACGGATGAGGACGACGCCGTCAACACCTACAACGGGGTGGTTGCTTACTCCATCCACAGTCAAGAACCAAAGGACCCACATGACCTCATGTTCACAGTCCACCGGAGCACGGGCACCATCAGCGTCATCTCCAGTGGCCTGGACCGGGAA AGAGTCCCCGAGTACACACTGACCATCCATGCCACAGACATGGATGGGGATGGCTCCAGCACCACGGCTATGGCCATAGTGGAAATCCTCGATGCCAACGACAATGCTCCCGTTTTTGATCCCCAGAAG TACGAGGCCCGTGTGCCCGAGAACACAGTGAGCCATGAGGTGCAGAGGCTGACAGTGACTGATCTGGATGCCCCTAACTCACCGGCATGGCGGGCCACCTACCGCATCGTGGGAGGTGACAACGGGGACCATTTTACCATCACTACTGACCCCGAGAGCAACCAGGGTATCCTGACAACCAAGAAG GACTTGGATTTTGAGGCCAAAACCCAGCACACCCTGTACGTTGAAGTGATCAACGAGGTTCCCTTTGTGGTGAAACTCCCAACCTCCACAGCCACCGTAGTGGTCCATGTGGAGGATGTGAATGAGCCACCCGTGTTCGTCCCACCCTCCAAAGTCATCAAAATCCAGGAGGGCATCTCCATTGGGGAGCCTGTTTGCAATTACACTGCTCAGGACCCAGACAAGGGGAGTCAGAAGATCAG TTACCGCATCCTGAGAGACCCGGCAGGGTGGCTAGCGATGGACCCAGACAGTGGGCAGGTCACTGCCGCAGGGATCTTGGACCGTGAGGATGAGCAGTTTGTGAGGAACAACATCTACGAAGTCATGGTCTTGGCCACAGATGATG GGAGCCCTCCCATCACTGGCACAGGGACCCTCCTGCTAACACTGATGGACATCAATGACCACGGTCCGGTCCCCGAGCCCCGTCAGATCACCATCTGCAACCAAAGCCCTGTGCCCCAGGTGCTAAACATCACAGACAAGGACTTGTCCCCCCACACTGCCCCTTTCCAGGCCCAACTCACACACGACTCAGACGTCTATTGGACAGCAGAAGTCAGCGAGAAAG GAGACACAGTAGCCTTGTCCCTGAAGAAGTTCCTGAAGCAAGACAATTACGATGTGCACCTTTCCCTGTCTGACCACGGCAACAAGGAGCAGCTGACAGTGATCAAAGCCACCGTGTGCAACTGCCACGGCCACGTGGAGAAGGACACCTGTGCGGAACCCTGGAAGGGGGGtttcctcctccccatcctgggCGCTGCCCTGGCTCTGCTGC TCCTCCTGCTGGTGCTCCTGTTCTTGGTGAGAAAGAAGCGAAAGATCAaggagccccttctcctcccagaagATGACACCCGTGACAACGTCTTCTACTACGGCGAAGAGGGGGGTGGTGAGGAGGACCAG GACTATGACATCACCCAACTCCACCGGGGTCTGGAGGCCCGGCCTGAGGTGGTTCTCCGCAACGATGTGGCACCATCCTTCATCCCCACACCCATGTACCGTCCTCGGCCAGCCAACCCAGATGAAATCGGCAACTTCATCATTGAG AACCTAAAGGCGGCCAACACAGACCCCACGGCCCCGCCCTACGACTCCCTGTTGGTGTTCGACTATGAGGGCAGTGGCTCCGATGCCGCCTCTCTGAGCTCGCTCACCTCCTCAGCCTCTGACCAGGACCAAGACTACAACTATCTGAATGAGTGGGGCAGCCGCTTCAAGAAGCTGGCGGACATGTACGGCGGGGGCCAGGACGACTAG